From the genome of Ziziphus jujuba cultivar Dongzao chromosome 4, ASM3175591v1:
AGGTACAACTCTTTAGACCTTTTCAGCAATCTATTAAGACCATGCTCTTCTAATAGACTGGTTTTGGTGAAATTGATTAGTTTCAACATTCTTGAAGTTCCACGATCACTCCAGCCACTCAAGTCTCCAATCAGTAACATAAATCTTTCCAACTTATCATGAAACAAGTCTTTTGGCAAAATGTCGGAATTTGCAATTTCTAGATGTAAAGTAGTTaaatgcatcaaattcttcagctCACTGAGACTAGCATTACTACTTTCACCATTAGTCCCCTCAACCTCCCACTTTGAGAAGCTTTTTTTCATATACAACTCTTCTAAGTGAATCAAGCTGGACAGTATGTTAGGTCGAATCACTTTTAGACGAGAACAACTTGTCAAATCTAATAACCGCAGACGAGTCAATTGTCCTACTTGAGTTGGCAACTCCTCAATGCTGGATCTTGAAAGGTCAAGAATTTCCAAGCTTTTCAGCTCTGCAATTGAACTTAAGTTTCTCAGCCAACAATCACGCAAACACAGTGCTTGGAGATTTTGAAGGAAGCTAAAAGATGAAGGTAGTGCTCCTAAATAAGAATAAGACAAATCCAAAACTCTAAGCTCTTTTGTTTCTGCGAAAAAATGGTCAGGGACCTGTAGATATCGAATCTTCCACATCCAAATGAAATGGATCCTAGCACATTGTAGCTTCTCAGGAAGATAATCAACATTATCACAGAGTAGGGAAATTGCAGTTGAGTCCTTGAGTTTTTTCCTGTTCAGGCATTCTCTTAGATCATCATTGCTTCTGATGTTATACATATGCCTATCATCTGATGCAATTGATATGCAAACATCGCGGATGATGTCATGCAATTTAACCGTGTCATGATAATCGCCATCCAGCAACAAAAAGCGAGCTTTGAGCTTTCCAACTATCTTATGCAGCCTATCTCTTGCCTCATTCATTCTATAGACGTCTTGAAACAAGCCCCAACCGATAATATATCTCAATAAGTCCTCAAGTCCTATGTTTGCATCTTCTTCATGTAGACAACAGAGCAAAAGCAGAGACTTTGCTTCTTCACTTCCTAAGAAATCATAGCTCAACTTTATACTTGAGTATACTTTTTCATTCATTCCTTCAATATTAGTTGGATTAGACCTTTGGAGCTGTCTCAAAGCATCATTCCAAGATGACAAGCTTTCAGTTTTCAAGGCACGTCCAACCGTTACAATGGCGATTGGTAGGCATCCACATTCTTCAACAATCTGAGTTGCCAAAGGTTGGATATCAGAATTTTTAATTGGATCTCCCACTATCTTCCTAAACCAATCCCATGCTTCATTTTTTGATAGAAGTTCAACTGGGAAATTCTTTTGCACACTCATATGATTACTTAACACATCTTGAAATCTCGAGGCCATAAGTATCTTGCATCCATTCTGATCATTCTCAAAAGCTATTCCAATATCTACAAGGTCCAGTTCCTTCCAGATGTCATCAAGAATTAAAAGGAACCTCTCTTCTTTACTCAATCGATGTCTTAATCGATCTGCTCTTGCACTTATGCTAGTCTCATGGAATACTAGACCTAGTTTATCGGCAACTTCTTGTTGAATTCTTAAAAGATTTGGAGTTTGGGATACAACAATAACAGCTACATCATTGAATAGATTCTTCTCCAAGGCGCGTCTAGCAATTTCTTTAACAAGTGTTGTTTTACCAACGCCAGCCATTCCATACACTCCAATCGTACTGAATTTAACATCCTCAAGAGCCTTCATAATTCCCATCAAAGCTGAATTTCTGGTATCAAAGGCCATGAACCCTTTGTTTGGAAAACTACTTTGTAGAACAGGAACATAAGAAATGATATCGGAGCAGGCTGAATCTTTTACTTCAACAACTTTCTGTGCCATCTTCTCTGCTTTCCTACCTAACCGATACCGTGACACCACATTCAGATAGGATCCATTTGAACAACACCCAGTATTTGCTTGGACTTCATCTTTCAGAAAACTTTCCACCTCCTCTGAGATCACATCTACTGTACTAAACCAGTGTTGAACACGATTCTCAATTTCTTCACCTCTTCTTTTAGCATTCTCAACCAAATGCTTCACCCTCTCTTTTTCGTTCTTCAAATCCTGAGCTTGAGTTTCCAGCTTTTCTATATTGCTTTTGTAATAATAGAAATAACCCAGTGGACGGCCGAGGCTGGAAACCGAACACTCTCCAATCTTTGTGGCTACTGAAACAAACTCCATACTAGTATACTACTCTATCCCCCCCTCTAGTCTCTCTATCTTTTTCTTGGAGAATGAAATTAAAACCCAAATGGAAGGTGATTGTGAGCAGGAAATGATAacaagattcaaaaaaaaaaaaaaaaaaaagcaacacagaaagatgtaaaatttagaaACTAATGAATGTATTATCAATCAAACAACTTGAAACCAAATGATGagggaaaaaaaggaaacagcaggaataagcaaatatttttgttttttgttttttttgtttttttttttttttttttttggggggggggggggctttttgtttttcttctattttttggatcttttgagaagtaaaagcaaaacaattacagcagcaaaacaaaatcaaagaaagcaAAATACAAAGACTTGGAAAATCAAAGCAGAGAACAAAATGCAAAGGGAAGAATGTATTACTCCTTTTTAAATACGAACCtcagagaagagaagagaagagaaggggATGAGCTGCGATGTTTTTTCAATACTTACTCACAAAGCCAATGAACACCGTGTTTATGGAAGAGCATCAGAAATTAGATGGAGTCAATTAGATGGAGTCAACGCTTCAAGACAGAAAAGAGGTCAGATCAGATGGAAAATCAAAGCAGAGGACAAAATGAAAGTATGAGATTCAGAGAAGAGAATAGAGCTCCCAAAGTCAAAATACATGACTTTGGCTCCCAAAATCAATGAACACCACCATGTGAATGAAAATCAAAAAAAGACAGTCACAAAAATTGACCATGCTCCAAGAACAATACTACACAGCTTGGCTTGGGAAAAGAACAAAGCATTGTCTTTAAGAAAAAcagatgaagaaaaaaaaaaaaaatttcattttcatttttgagaTGAGACTGAAATGATATCgtttatccaaaaaaacaaaaaaaaattaagagtgtTTGTGaactttcaaaaatttcatttcaATAATATAGAATTGTCAAATTTAtcgtatttagttttattaatatcaaaaattttactGAACAAATTACTAAACGTACTGTAACAGTATTCattaatattgtattttaccgtaatatatatatatttacatataccACGTTTGTGGTACAAAGGATCAAAACTGTGTTAActattatatttatctatatatatatatctattatatatatttacacattaTTATATATCTTTCTTTATACTGCCTGTAAGTGTTTTTTGTTGGAGTACTAAATACTAATAGCTCGAGTATACACTTgccttgttaaaaaaaataataataactcaaaatttttatttggatcCGTTTTTCATCCAGTTTTGTTTTCTCATATAAATATCCATGTATATCAGTTACATTAGGATATTCTGTTAAAGACTGGATGTATTGGGGTTTAGGATTTTCTGAGAATTGATTTGATTTCCCCACCAATCTTGTACCGTTCTATTTGATAGTTGATTATAGATTCTACATTTTTCTGTGGACGTAGATACATTGCCAAGCCACGTTAAATCTCTGTGTcactattttgttttctttctcgcTCTATTCCTTTGTTGTTTGATTATTCTCAATTACATTTATTCAGCAAATCCTAACATGCCTAACTAAATTGAGGATTTATATTTCTGGTTTTATTTTTACGAAATTCATGTCTATTTTCTACTTGACAGACTGtgtaagaaaattttgatgatttattaaaaattaaaaacaagatACATAGCAtatcaaatttcttttcttaaaacttGAAAGgtgatgccaaaaaaaaaaaacaaaaagatctgAGATCAAAAGTAAATGAAAACGATTAAAGGATTAATGAAAGCTTTTATCACAATTGGATGAAAGGCCAAAAAAATCAAGTATGTATGAATTTCTTAACTTTGGATAGAATTAACAATTAGAATGCAATTTCTCTTGGGTTTGCTTAGAAACGTGATTTAAAGGATACAACACAACACATGTAGTTTTTCATATTCTCTCAAACAATATCCCCAACAAGGGCTTTTGTAATTTGCCAAACACTGAAGGAAGCACATTCAAACTACAAATTTATTGGAACCCATCAATTCATCATCTCCAAATACTTGGAATCTTCACAGGAACAGTCAATTCTTAAACTAAACTTCATCAGATTCTTCACTATTTTCATCTGCTTCATAATGCGGTACTTCTATAGAACTTCCTTCAGGTGACCTTTTACATGCCAAAATATATTCCACGGTTAAAACGTAAGTTTACTCAAGACTCTCAATACAACTTATAGGGGAATCAACGTTATTTTTTAGTAGCAAAAATGCATCAAATATGCATACACatccatgcatatatatgtgtatgtatgcatgtatgtatgtattacTAAATGCCTTGCCATCTGTTGATCAGAAACTCTGATGATTTGACCGTCTCTGTAGTATATTTATTATGAGTGAAAGCATATAAAAAATTGGAAGCAAACATGAATGGAAGGAACTCTTGCCTTGTACTCATAAAATGCTCATAATCTTCGTAAGAATTTCCATCAGAATGTTCTTCATCTATCTGATCATCCTGTTGCAAGTTAATCATAATAATGTGAGACTTGACAGTTTTCCTAAAATTGCACATTTTATTACCAGTGACTATcacaaatgaaaaatatacacatatatatatatatatatatatattatacttaaATACTTAGTCATAGTCTCATAGACACCATACCAATGCCATcaatcttccttttttttttttctctacgtGCAGAGAACACAATTTTCAGCTTCTCTGCTTCATATTTTATCCATATCAATGAAAATTTATAGTTGAGTGAAAATACTTTTCATCACTTAACccgaagaaaataataataataataataataataaaatgccgCTCCTCATCATTTTTAACTGACAATAGATCACAACTCCAAAGATAGCTAGAGCAAATATTAgaatttatgataaatttttaaagcCACTTTTAGGTAAATGCAGGGCTAGGCTTCTACCTGTTCTGTAAACATTTGTTGTAATTCCATGCCAATGCCATGCTTACTATTCCAATGCTGTAATATGATGCTATTCACATCTTCAGTGAATCTAACATGTTCCCTACGGTGAGGAAACAATTCTTCATATTCATCGTCCCATTCTGCATCAGATTCACTAGAATTTTCATCTTCCTCATCTATCAATAATTTATGCAGCTTTGGGGTGCTTATGACTCCATGACAGAAAGTTTGCATCTCACGACATTGTCTAACAACTATCTCTTCCATGTTTGGAAAACTCATTTCGTAGTTGCCAGGGTAGAACATTGTGAGGGCTGGTAAACTATTGAGTTCCAAAACTTTCAAGTGATCAAAAACTATTTCACCTTCGTCGTCATTACCTTCCTCGTGAGTTGAAGTTATTCCTTCCATCATTTCACATCGACTTATGCTCATCTTTTTCAGTTTCGTCAAACTTTTAGCTGTTGAAGAAGATAACAGATATACCATTCTGCTGCAATCTGACACTATCAGATTTACCAAATTTTGAAGAGACACTGAGGATGGTACTAATTTCTTCAACCTGCCACAATTTATTACTTCCAGAGTGTTTAAATTCTTATAGGCTGTGCATGGTTGAGTACTCTCCTCCCATAAGTACATTAAGTTGGACAGGTCAGATAGTTTTAGTTCCCTTACATGTGAAAGTATTTGTGCCCATTCCTCCTTACCAACCAAGCCTTCATGTTCATCATCCCATATCCTACTTAGCAAGATTCGCTCCAATTTCAGTTTTTCCAGTCTAGGAAATGCAACCTGGAAAACAGTTATCCAAGTATGTAttttagagggaaaaaaaaaaaaaaaaaaaaacgataagTAAACTCAAATAAGCAGAGAAGAAGATAGTATTCCAAATTTGAAGTCTTTACCTTATCAATCAAAAACAGGTGACGTTGTTCAAGTGGAACACCATGATAAGCCAGTCCATATGTCTTTAAGAAGCTTTGGCACTCTAAAGCTAAAACCTCAACAATACATTCTGACACCACCAGCCAATTTAACAAAGGCCATTCTGAAGTATGTGGTCCTGGATAAAATCTTACAAGTTGGTGCACTTTTACCAATCTCAGATCAGTCAATTGTGGGAACACAAACTTGGGCATTTTCACTAACCCTTCCTCCTCAGCAACAATTTCCTTTATCCCGCAATCTATTACGCATAATATTTCAAGTTTAAGAAGACTTTTGGCAACTGAATATGGAAATAGATGTTGCAGATTTGGACATTCATAGATATAAAGTTTTTGGATATTTGGGCAGGTAAGAATCCCTCGTGGATCCTTACCCCACACATGCTTCAGACTTGGTAATTTGAACAAGTGCAAGTTACTCAGTTGACTATGTGTGTTTTTGGATTCTTCTTGCACATCTGCTATTGggatttcaaatatttcttttacCATATGACATTCCGATACTCTTGATGTTGTCAGACTGCAGAGTCTTCTCAGCATACCAGATGGAAATATGCTCGTTAGACTCCTACAGTTGGTGAATTCCACATCTTCTAATTTGCAAAAGGAATCTTCAGTTAATTGGTCTGACCAAATCCTGTTGGGTTTGTTTATTGATCCAATTTCCATTGTCTTCAAGCTGGGGAATGCAACctatacaaaacttgtctcattgGTGAGTCAAAAACTAGAATATTATCTTTTTccttacaataaaaataaaactaacatTGATAAAaagagcaaaataaataaaattattgaccTCCAGTATACCACTAGATTAAAACTTTAGTTGTTTTCACTCTTAATGCTAACTCTTTCAAAACTATGGATTTAGAAGAATTATGTTGACTGTAGGAGACCAAATATTGATGAATTTTTAAACCGAAtataactattttataattatgccaaACACAGAAAGTAGTAAAATGAATGTATGAAAAATAAGAGAGAGAAGTTAAAAACCTCACATTTTCATTGAAGAGAGATAATGCATCATGGTTCTCTGCTGAATAGGAATTGAATGTCTTCAATGCTGGGCATCTCAAAATGATAAGTTCAGTTAACAATGGAAACTCAACAAAAGTTGCAGAGCAAAACTTTGTGAGTTTTTCAAGACCCCGTATCGTTAGAGAATTGAGTCTGGGGAACTTGAACTTCTTATCCATCACTTCATCTGTGCTTATTATCTCTTCCATCATATCACACATCATTACCACAAGCCGTTTAAGTTGCAAAAGATTTGCGGCCACAGAAGACGGAAATAGGTTCTTTAAGAATCCACAGTTGTTCACATTCAATGTCACTAAATTTTGAAAGCAAGTAGAGTCTGTGACTGTGAGCCCGTTATCCCATATCTTTCCAACATTGACCAAGGATAGTTCCAAGGTCTCCAATATGGGGAAAGAAATAATCTGCAAATACTAGTTGTTAatcaaagtttattttttcctttcaattggATAAAGACAAGAACATACTTATTATAATTTACAATGCTGCTAATAATTCAAGGGACATAAGTTAAAAAATGTACCGTGTCATTGAAAAAAGACATGGTAGAACTAGAAGATTCTGTCAATTGCTCCTCATTTAGACAAGTAGAAACTTGTAAAAACTTTGGTAGATCTCTCAGCCTCAAGGAACACAATTGAGAAAACTTAATGTTGTCCACTTCTTCAGTACCATTAACACAGTAAGCATCATGTTCGCCGTTGCATGTAATTATCTCCTCCAGCCTGCTGCAGTACGTAACTTCGATATCTTTTAGTAGCAGAAGGCCTTTAGCTATGGAGAATGAGAAGAGATTTTTCAATTGATAACAGTAGCTAACTTCCAAAAATTTTAACTTACCAAAGGACTCTTTTGTGAGTTTTCCATTACATATCTTTTCTAGTTTCATCATAGATCGAAGAGTAAATGACTCTACACTTGGAAAGGCAACAGATGGAGTAGGCTGATCCTCCGAGTCAATGAAATATCGAATTTCACCATTATTTTTTAAGCTGAAATGCTTCACCTCAGGAAATCCTTCCCAATCTAATTCATGAACAATATTTTCCACACCCTTCAATCCATCAAGGTACAACTCTTTAGACCTTTTCAGCAATCTTTGAAGACCATGCTCCTCTGATAGACTGTTTTTCGTAAAATTGATTAGTTTCAGCATTCTTGAAGTTCCACAGTCGCTCCAGCCACTCAAGTTTCCAATTAGTATCTTAAATCTTTCTAACTTATCATGAAACAAGTCATTTGGCAAAATGTTGGAATTTGCAATTTCTAGATGTAAAGTGGTCAAATGCACCAAATTCTTCAGCTCACTGAGACCAGCAGCCTCCCACTTAGAAAAGCTCTTTTTCATATACAACTCTTCTAAGTGAATCAAGCTTGATAGTATGTTAGGTTCAATCACTTTTAGACGAGAACAACTTGTCAAATCTAATAACCGAAGACGAGTCAACTGCCCTATTTGACGTGGCAACTCCTCAATGCTGGATCTTGAAAGGTCAAGAACTTCCAAGTTCTTCAGCTCTGCAATTGAAGTCAAGTCTCTGAGCCAGCAATCACGCAAACACAATGCTTGGAGGTTTTGAAGGAAACAAAAAGATGAAGGTAGTACTCCTAAATAGGAATAAGACAAATCCAAAATTCTCAGCTCTTTGGTTTCCTCAAAAAAATGATCAGGGATTTGTAGATGACGAATCTTCCACATCCAAAAGAAATGAAGCTTAGCACATTCTAGCTTTTCGGGAAGATAACCAACATTCTCACAGAGTAGGGAAATTGCAGTTGAGTCTTTGAGTTTTTTCTTGTTTAGGCGTTCTTTTAGATCATCATTGCTTCTGATGTTATACATATGCCTATCAACTGATGCAATTGATATGCAAACATCGCGTATGATGTCATGCAATTTAACCGTGTCATGATAATCACCATCCAACAACAAACACCGAGCTTTGAGCTTTTCAACTATAATCTGCAGCCTATCTCTTGCCTCGTCCATCTTATAGACATCTTGAAACAAGCCCCAACCCATAACATATCTCAATAAGTCCTCAATTCCTATGTTTGCATCTTCTTTATGTAGACAACACAGCAAAAGCAATGACTTTGCTTCTTCACTTCCTAAGAAATCATAACTCAACTTTATACTGGAGTAAACCTTTTCATTCATTCCTTCAATATTCGTTGGATTAGACCTTTGGAGTTGTCTGAAAGCATCATTCCATGATGACAAGCTTTCAGTTTTCAACGCATGTCCAACTGTTACAATGGCGATTGGCAGGCATCCACATTCTTCAACAATTTGAGTCGCCAAAAGTTGGATATCAGAATTTTTGATTGGATCTCCCACTATCTTCCTAAACCAATCCCATGCTTCATTTTCTGATAGAAGTTCAACTGGGAAGTTCTTTTGCTCACTCATACGATTGCTTAACACATCTTTAAATCTCGAGGTCATAAGAATCTTGCATCCATTCTGATCATCCTCAAAAGTTATTCCAATATCTACAAGGTCAAGTTCCTTCCAAATGTCATCAAGAATTACAAGGAACTTCTCTTCATTCCTCAATCGATGTCTTAATCGATCTGCTCTTGCACTGATGCTAATCTCATGGAATACTAGACCTAGTTTATCAGCAATTTCTTGTTGAATTCTTACAAGATCTGGAGTATGGGATACAACAATCAAAGCTACATCATCAAATAGCTTCTCTTCCAAGGCACGTCTAGCTACTTCTTTAACAAGTGTTGTTTTACCTACACCAGCCATCCCATACACTCCAATTATACCAACATTAATGTCAACAAGAGCATTCATAATTCCCATCATAGTTGAATTTCTTGTGTCAAAAGCCATGAACcctttatttggaaaactacTTTGTAGAACAGGAACATAAGAAATGTTATCAGAGCAGGCTGAatcttttatttcaacaactTTTTGTGTCATCTTCTTCGCTTTCCTACCTAGCCGATACCGTGACACCAAATTCAGAGACGATCCATTGGAACAACACCCAGTATTTGCATGGACTTTATCTTTCAGAAAACTTTCCACCTCCTCAGAGATCACATCTACTGTACTAAACCACTGTTGAACATGATTCTCAATTTCTTCACCTTTTCTTTTAGCATTTTCAACCAAATGCTTCACCCTCTCTTTTGCATTCTTCAAATCCTGAGCTTGAGTTTCCAGCTTTTCTATATTGCTTTTGTAATAATACAGATAACCCAGTTGACGGCCGAGGCTGGAAACTGAACACTCCCCCATCTTTGTGACCACAGAAACACCAATTCTAATAACAAACTCCATACAACTCTTATCCCCCCTCCTCTAGtctccctttctttttcttggagaatgaatttaaaaccCAAATGGAACGTGCTTATGAGCAGGAAATGGTAACAAAATTCGAAAAAAGCAACAcaaaaagatgtaaaatttgggaagtaatgaaatttttttttttctttttcctcccttttttttttttttttttgtctttttgtttttctttcttttttttggatctTTTGAGAAGTAAAAGCAAAACAACTACAGcagcaaaacaaaatcaaagaaagcaAAATGCAAAGACATAGAAAATCAAATCAGATAACAAAATGCAAAGGGAAGAATGTGTTACTCTTTTTCAATATGAAGCTGAGAGAAGAGAGGAGAAGGAGATGAGCTGCAACGTTTTTTCAACACATCTCCCACGGTCAATGAACACCATGTTTATGGAAAAGCATCAGAAATTGGTGGGAGTCAACGCTTCAAGAATATAAGACAGAAAAGAGATCGGATCGTTGACTTCTTAAGACAATATAAATCTACCATTGCATTGTGTTTTAGAAAATACATTTTCATTATCCTCCTtcctcacattttatttttgtttcaatttattCCCATAttagttcatttatttatactcttattatttttttatgtattgatttatcttattttttctttttatgattcATAGATAAAAACAATGACTAGGGAATGAAGGAATGGTTACGTGGTCAAAACTCAAAAGTTGAAGAAGTCATTACAAGAGGCATATGATACAGACTgcaatatgaaaatattaaaaattattgaattcgTATTTGTTTTAGTACTTTTTGAGTCGTTTGGCCCCAGTTTAAACAAGTTGGAAtgcaatagaaaaaataaataaataataaaatgaattcaATGTCAACCAAACCACTTGAAATCAAATGgtagaaaagataaaagaagGAACTGAAAGTACTATAGCACTCACATGTAATGGGGCAGCAgagtattcaatatatatatatatatatatatattaccttttAGCTTCTGGTTTTTTATGTATAGTTGAGAAATTAACCAAATGAAGTGCTTAGTGAGTCTCAAGAGGAGCAAGAAAagcaagaaagaaaacaaaatgcagAGAGATGGAAAATCAAAGCAGAGGACAAAATGAAAGTATGAGCTTCAGAGAAGAGAATAGAGCTCTCAAAGTCAAACTACCTGACCTTAGCTCCCAAAATCAATGACCACCACCATGGGAATGAAAATCAAAAAGACAGTCACAAAATTGGCTGGAGTCCATGCTCCAAGAACAATAGAACACAGCTAGGGTGGGGAAGAGAACAAGCattgacttttaaaaaaaacagttggaaacaaaaaaataaaataaaataaaataaaaaaatcttttcatTTTTGACATGATAAAATGTTTAGAGTATTCATGAActtccaaaaattttaattcaataatactcgagttgtcaaatttattgtatttagttttactaatatctaaaattttaatgaacaaATTGCCAACGTGCTGTCACAggattcattttattattattatactttcTTTTACCTCTTCTTGAATTATTTTCTATACTGTAAAACCGATCATCTTGTTCTCCACATATGATTTTAAACTATTAACacttttacaaattaattataacctaTAAAAACTACATtgaatattcaattttataaagtaataaactcgaagaaatattttttaagaaaacaattGCATTATTACAGTTTAAACTTTCAAATCtattagtttaaatttaaaacgtCGCATCggtatctttcaattttaaaatttatggcaATATGATCAAAATGGATTGGTAGCTCAAATTCCATCCTATCACTACTTTAAAGTGCATTTactcaatttataaaattttgttgcaAAATCCTGTAAGTTTTAGAGCACTAAAATGCATTtcacttatatatttatatattttttaatacctCAATCtcaaaatcacaaaaaattaatgttaaataGCATTCTGACATGAAAAAGAACAAATTCCCATCATGGCAATTTCCAATAGGGAATTTTTAAAGGGATCACAACAGAAAAATCGAAGGGTAAAAGTGAAATAAACCACAAGGTTGCAAGCTTTCAAGCCCACTCCAGCAAAGATGGATAGGACAAAAACCCATGAGACCAAATTACAAGCAAGCCTAACTTTCCATTTCTCAAACAAAAAGTTTGTTTCCATGCAATCAATCTGTCAATTACAAGCAACTCCAAAAGCGCAATTCATGTCTTAATTTTAATAGATGAAAGAGAGGGGAGAGACACTGAGAGCCTGACTCCTGTTGAATCTAACATATCTGCTAACAACCAAATCAGCATTATCTGAACTATGTTCAAgaaattgagggaaaaaaattacaaggaAGCACACAAGTCTCACACATTAACCTATAGACAATGTCTATCACAAAGATGAACACATGTATCAGGGTACAAATGAAATATCTTTGAAGTATTCATGCTCAAGAGCACTCCTTGCTGTAATTCTTTTGCTGGGATCCAAGCACAGCATTTTCTGTCATGTGAAATAAAACAGTCGAGGaataaaaaacctaaaattaGCAGTTGCTCTTAACCATGCATAACATCCAAAGTAGAATTATGATGTTTGGAATTAAAGCTTAAGTGAGTTGAGTTACAAAATGCCTATCAAGCCAACTTAAAGTTGCTATAATCATTAGCATTCTACTAAAACAATGCCTATCAAGCCAAGTTGAAGTTGCTATAATCATTAGCATTCTACTAAAACACTAACACCTATCTCAAAGACCAAACAAGGAAaactaaagaaataaaataaataaacatgcttTTTTCCCTCATATACAAATGTTTGACTAGCCCTCAAGTTAAGGAGCATTTGGATAATTGGACTCGTTGTAAAAGGAGTTACTTGGCTGTTGAAATATTCAGAAACAGAGGAAGAACCATGAAACAGACATCCATACTAAAGATGGAAGAAAATTTAGTTTTTCCCAAACTATGGATTGTCCCAAAGAAAACTAGAAAACATGGATTAGAGTGGACATCCTATCAAATgttacaaaatacaaatttatgtgAAATAGTAAGAA
Proteins encoded in this window:
- the LOC112491239 gene encoding probable disease resistance protein At4g27220 isoform X1, with protein sequence MEFVIRIGVSVVTKMGECSVSSLGRQLGYLYYYKSNIEKLETQAQDLKNAKERVKHLVENAKRKGEEIENHVQQWFSTVDVISEEVESFLKDKVHANTGCCSNGSSLNLVSRYRLGRKAKKMTQKVVEIKDSACSDNISYVPVLQSSFPNKGFMAFDTRNSTMMGIMNALVDINVGIIGVYGMAGVGKTTLVKEVARRALEEKLFDDVALIVVSHTPDLVRIQQEIADKLGLVFHEISISARADRLRHRLRNEEKFLVILDDIWKELDLVDIGITFEDDQNGCKILMTSRFKDVLSNRMSEQKNFPVELLSENEAWDWFRKIVGDPIKNSDIQLLATQIVEECGCLPIAIVTVGHALKTESLSSWNDAFRQLQRSNPTNIEGMNEKVYSSIKLSYDFLGSEEAKSLLLLCCLHKEDANIGIEDLLRYVMGWGLFQDVYKMDEARDRLQIIVEKLKARCLLLDGDYHDTVKLHDIIRDVCISIASVDRHMYNIRSNDDLKERLNKKKLKDSTAISLLCENVGYLPEKLECAKLHFFWMWKIRHLQIPDHFFEETKELRILDLSYSYLGVLPSSFCFLQNLQALCLRDCWLRDLTSIAELKNLEVLDLSRSSIEELPRQIGQLTRLRLLDLTSCSRLKVIEPNILSSLIHLEELYMKKSFSKWEAAGLSELKNLVHLTTLHLEIANSNILPNDLFHDKLERFKILIGNLSGWSDCGTSRMLKLINFTKNSLSEEHGLQRLLKRSKELYLDGLKGVENIVHELDWEGFPEVKHFSLKNNGEIRYFIDSEDQPTPSVAFPSVESFTLRSMMKLEKICNGKLTKESFGKLKFLEVSYCYQLKNLFSFSIAKGLLLLKDIEVTYCSRLEEIITCNGEHDAYCVNGTEEVDNIKFSQLCSLRLRDLPKFLQVSTCLNEEQLTESSSSTMSFFNDTIISFPILETLELSLVNVGKIWDNGLTVTDSTCFQNLVTLNVNNCGFLKNLFPSSVAANLLQLKRLVVMMCDMMEEIISTDEVMDKKFKFPRLNSLTIRGLEKLTKFCSATFVEFPLLTELIILRCPALKTFNSYSAENHDALSLFNENVAFPSLKTMEIGSINKPNRIWSDQLTEDSFCKLEDVEFTNCRSLTSIFPSGMLRRLCSLTTSRVSECHMVKEIFEIPIADVQEESKNTHSQLSNLHLFKLPSLKHVWGKDPRGILTCPNIQKLYIYECPNLQHLFPYSVAKSLLKLEILCVIDCGIKEIVAEEEGLVKMPKFVFPQLTDLRLVKVHQLVRFYPGPHTSEWPLLNWLVVSECIVEVLALECQSFLKTYGLAYHGVPLEQRHLFLIDKVAFPRLEKLKLERILLSRIWDDEHEGLVGKEEWAQILSHVRELKLSDLSNLMYLWEESTQPCTAYKNLNTLEVINCGRLKKLVPSSVSLQNLVNLIVSDCSRMVYLLSSSTAKSLTKLKKMSISRCEMMEGITSTHEEGNDDEGEIVFDHLKVLELNSLPALTMFYPGNYEMSFPNMEEIVVRQCREMQTFCHGVISTPKLHKLLIDEEDENSSESDAEWDDEYEELFPHRREHVRFTEDVNSIILQHWNSKHGIGMELQQMFTEQDDQIDEEHSDGNSYEDYEHFMSTRQEFLPFMFASNFLYAFTHNKYTTETVKSSEFLINRWQGI